The region CACCGTCCTGTGCGACCGGGAGACCGCCGACGAGCTGGGCGAGGAGCCGGCCCTGGCCGCCGTCGCGCTGCGCCGTCGTCCGGTCCGGGGCTTGGGGCTGGTCGAGCCGCACGCGCTGAACCGGGGCCCGTGGCGCACCGATCCGACCCCCTCCGATGGCGGGTGAGGATGCCCTCCCTTTGGGGGATCCCACTGTGGCCGCCCGCGGGCTAACCTGCAGTCACCGGTGGGTTACGCAGGGGAGTCGTATCCCGTCGTCGCGGGAGGGGGGTGCCGTCGGTCGTGGCCGTGCAGGTCGAGGAGCCCCCGGGCCCGTGGCTGGCCGCCCGGCGGCTGCACGCGCTCACCGAGATCGCCAAGGCGGTGGCCACCGCGCCCACGGTCGAGCAGGTGGCCCGGGCCTGCTCCGCCGCCGTCCGGCAGGCACTGGAGGCGTCGTCGCTGTCGCTGTCGGTCTGGGAGCGGGAGAACGGCCACGTCCGGGTCCTGCTCAACGACGGTGAGCTCGGCGCCGGTGAGGAGTACCTGCCCAACGACGAGGTCTACGCCCTGACCGAGCCGGAGCTCTCCGAGCTGCTGTTCGAGGACGGTCGGGCATACCTCGCCCGCATCGACGCGGACCCGGCCGACCCGGAGTTCGACGAGGGCCTGGTCCAGCTGCTGCGGCAGACCAACAAGGGGTCCTGCCTGGGGGTGCCCGTCGTGCTCGAGGGGCGGGTCTGGGGCGAGCTGTTCGTCACCCGACGGATCGACCAGCCGGCCTTCAACGGCGCCGACCTGGACTACGCCGTGGCTGTTGCAGCCCAGGTCGCCGCGGGCATCGCCCAGGCCCAGCACCTGCAGCGGGTGGCCGGCCTGGCCTACGTCGACCCGCTGACCGGGCTGGCGAACCGCCGGGCCATCGACGAACGGCTGGACGCCGCGATGGAACGGCACCGCTCGGACGGCACGGTCGTCAGCCTGCTGGTCGCGGACGTCAACGGGCTCAAGCGGATCAATGACGAGCAGGGGCACGAGGCAGGCGACCGGGCGCTCGTCCACTTCTCGGGGGCGTTGTCCACGGCGGCCGGGCTGGTGCCCGGCAGCCTGGCCGGCCGCACCGGCGGGGACGAGTTCTGCATCATCATCGAGGGCCGGCCGGCCGACCACGCCGTCATGGTGGCCGAGGACCTGTGCCGCCGGGCGCTTGCCAGTCTGACCGAGGGG is a window of Actinomycetes bacterium DNA encoding:
- a CDS encoding sensor domain-containing diguanylate cyclase codes for the protein MPSVVAVQVEEPPGPWLAARRLHALTEIAKAVATAPTVEQVARACSAAVRQALEASSLSLSVWERENGHVRVLLNDGELGAGEEYLPNDEVYALTEPELSELLFEDGRAYLARIDADPADPEFDEGLVQLLRQTNKGSCLGVPVVLEGRVWGELFVTRRIDQPAFNGADLDYAVAVAAQVAAGIAQAQHLQRVAGLAYVDPLTGLANRRAIDERLDAAMERHRSDGTVVSLLVADVNGLKRINDEQGHEAGDRALVHFSGALSTAAGLVPGSLAGRTGGDEFCIIIEGRPADHAVMVAEDLCRRALASLTEGVACGVASTGDRVGVVATPARLFRLADAAQSRAKRSRFSGPVVAGRGLPAETSTRVTALPSRRRDRRTLRGTDPVDPARLLEDVLATLDHAGPVSVPDRLELVADAVARGADGAAWWVSTVEAGSRELRTVGRSHFRRAAAEPATGPAGTTVDQAVFDLAGYPLTVAALDGRGCLVEARSPTGDPAEQAILDAGGFTGVLLAGGRDGAGAGWLVEVYLDEISVPGQALVPVLRALVACALVGARHR